Within the Thermus oshimai DSM 12092 genome, the region GGCCAGGCCCAGGGCCTCCCCTGGGAAGACGTAGTCCACGGGGAAGGCCCGGGCCTCCTCCTCCGAGCGCACGGGGGGCTCGCCGCTCCGGTTTAGGCTGGTGGCCGCCGCGTACCCCCCCACCCGGCGGAGGAGCTCCCGCAGGAGGTCGTGGGCGGGCATCCTTAGGCCCACGGAGCCGTCCTGGCTGATCCAGGGGGGGATGTTCCGCCCGGGGACCACCACGGTGAGCCCCCCGGGCCAGAAGGCCTCCACGAGCCTCAGGAAGCGCGCTTCCAGGGGGCCGAGCTCCGCCAGGCCTAGGGCGCTTTCCAGGTCCGCCACCAGGACCTGGAGGGGCTTCTTCTCCTCCCGCCCTTTGAGGGCGTAGATCCTCCGGCAGGCGGCCTCGTCCTCCATCCGGGCCAGGACCCCCCAGACGGTGTCGGTGGGAAAGGCCACCAGGCCCCCTTCCTTCAAGGTTTTCGCCGCCTCCTCCAGGGCCTTGGCGTATACTTCTACCATGCCGGTCTACCAGTATAAGGCCCGCGACCGTCAGGGCCGCTTGGTGGAGGCCACCATCGAGGCCGAGGACCTGCGCACCGCGGCCCGCCTCCTCCGGGACCGGGGGCTTTTCGTGGCGGAGATCAAGGAGCCGGGGCGGGGCCTCCGGGCGGAGGTGCGGATCCCCGCCCTGGAGCGGGGGCCTGGGCTAAAAGACCTCGCCATCTTCTCCCGCCAGCTCGCCACCATGCTCTCCGCGGGGCTCACCCTCCTCCAGTCCCTTTCCATCCTGGAGCGGCAGACGGAGAACAAGAAGTTCCGGGAGATCATCAAAAAGGTCCGCACGGACGTGGAAGGGGGTAGCGCCCTCTCCGAGGCCCTTTCCAAGCACAAGCTCTTCTCCCGGCTTTACGTGAACCTGGTGCGGGCGGGGGAGACCTCGGGGGGGATGGACGTCATCCTGGACCGCCTGGCCACCTTCTTGGAGAAGGAGCTGGAGCTTCGGGGGAAGATCCGGAGCGCCATGACCTACCCCACCATCGTCTTCGTCTTCGCGGTGGGCGTGGCCTACTTCCTCCTCACGGGGATCGTGCCCCAGTTCGCCCAGATCCTCACCGACCTAGGCTCGGAGCTCCCCCTCCTCACCCGCTTCCTCATCGCCCTCTCTAACCTCCTCCGGGTGGCCACCCTGCCCCTCCTCCTCCTCCTGGTGGTCCTCTACTTCGTCTACCGCTCCTACTACCGCACCCCCCAGGGAAGGCGGGTCATCGACCGCATCAAGCTCCGGATGCCCGTCTTTGGCAACCTGAACCGCAAGACGGCCATCGCCCGCTTCGCCCGCACCCTGGCCCTCCTCCTCCAGAG harbors:
- a CDS encoding L-threonylcarbamoyladenylate synthase — encoded protein: MVEVYAKALEEAAKTLKEGGLVAFPTDTVWGVLARMEDEAACRRIYALKGREEKKPLQVLVADLESALGLAELGPLEARFLRLVEAFWPGGLTVVVPGRNIPPWISQDGSVGLRMPAHDLLRELLRRVGGYAAATSLNRSGEPPVRSEEEARAFPVDYVFPGEALGLASSVVDLRTGEVLREGAIPKEALLPYLQWNP
- a CDS encoding type II secretion system F family protein, with amino-acid sequence MPVYQYKARDRQGRLVEATIEAEDLRTAARLLRDRGLFVAEIKEPGRGLRAEVRIPALERGPGLKDLAIFSRQLATMLSAGLTLLQSLSILERQTENKKFREIIKKVRTDVEGGSALSEALSKHKLFSRLYVNLVRAGETSGGMDVILDRLATFLEKELELRGKIRSAMTYPTIVFVFAVGVAYFLLTGIVPQFAQILTDLGSELPLLTRFLIALSNLLRVATLPLLLLLVVLYFVYRSYYRTPQGRRVIDRIKLRMPVFGNLNRKTAIARFARTLALLLQSGVNILESLDITKGTAGNAIVEDLVETAKNKVQQGEPLNLTLAQNPLVFPPMVSSMVAIGEETGALDTLLSKIADFYEREVDEAVASLTAAIEPLMIIFLGVIVGMIVAGMFLPLFKIIGTLSVQ